Proteins encoded within one genomic window of Bacteroidota bacterium:
- a CDS encoding transketolase — protein MMTSVNKLEETANQIRRDILRMVHAQNSGHPGGSLGCADFLTTLYFSILKHNPNNFTINGDSEDLFFLSNGHISPAWYSVLARCGYFDTNELSTFRKINSRLQGHPSTAENLPGIRIASGSLGQGLSVAIGAALAKKLNNDNNLVYSLHGDGELQEGQIWEAAMYAAANKVDNLIAVIDYNQKQIDGSLDSVVSLGDLSAKWKAFGWRVLEMDGNNIEDILETIQKAKDITKKSLPIVIIMKTEMGMGVDFMMGTHKWHGVAPNDEQLKKALSQLPETLGDY, from the coding sequence ATTATGACTTCAGTTAATAAATTAGAAGAAACTGCCAACCAGATAAGACGCGACATTTTAAGGATGGTTCATGCTCAAAATTCCGGTCATCCGGGAGGCTCTCTTGGTTGTGCCGACTTTCTTACAACACTATACTTCAGTATTTTAAAACATAATCCAAATAATTTTACTATTAATGGAGATTCAGAAGATTTATTTTTTCTTTCAAATGGACATATCTCGCCGGCTTGGTATAGTGTATTGGCACGCTGCGGATATTTCGACACAAACGAATTAAGCACTTTCAGAAAAATAAATTCCAGATTGCAAGGACATCCCTCAACGGCCGAAAATTTGCCAGGAATAAGAATTGCTTCAGGTTCGCTCGGACAAGGTTTGTCTGTAGCAATTGGCGCAGCTTTAGCAAAAAAGTTAAACAATGACAACAATTTAGTTTACTCACTACATGGCGATGGCGAATTACAGGAAGGTCAGATTTGGGAAGCAGCAATGTACGCAGCGGCAAACAAAGTTGATAATTTGATTGCTGTAATTGATTATAACCAAAAACAAATTGATGGAAGCCTCGATTCTGTAGTTAGTTTAGGAGATTTGTCGGCAAAATGGAAAGCATTTGGTTGGAGGGTTTTAGAGATGGATGGAAATAATATTGAAGATATTTTAGAAACAATCCAAAAAGCAAAAGATATAACAAAAAAATCGCTCCCGATAGTGATAATCATGAAAACAGAAATGGGTATGGGTGTAGATTTCATGATGGGAACTCATAAATGGCATGGTGTTGCACCTAATGACGAACAACTTAAAAAAGCTTTAAGTCAATTACCTGAAACTTTAGGAGACTATTAA